The Deltaproteobacteria bacterium genome contains a region encoding:
- the atpH gene encoding ATP synthase F1 subunit delta, whose product MSSSRVARRYAKALFALAREQGVHDGVAAELAGLRAAFAEPRLQAVLGSPMMTVPRLLALARELARTLKLSALTANFLGVLATNRRLDQLSGVCGRFEELHDRALGRIRIGIRTATALSPERQQGIVRAFEHLTGSSVLATVTVQPELLGGQVVDAAGKVYDGSLRTQLDRLAREITSARTYL is encoded by the coding sequence ATGAGCAGCAGCCGCGTCGCCCGTCGCTATGCCAAAGCCCTGTTTGCGCTCGCGCGCGAGCAGGGTGTTCATGACGGCGTTGCCGCCGAGTTGGCGGGACTACGCGCCGCGTTTGCCGAGCCACGGTTGCAGGCCGTCCTGGGCAGCCCGATGATGACCGTACCGCGCCTGCTGGCGCTGGCGCGGGAACTGGCGAGGACGCTTAAGCTGTCGGCCCTCACCGCCAACTTTCTCGGCGTCCTGGCGACCAACCGCCGCCTCGATCAACTCTCCGGCGTTTGCGGTCGCTTCGAGGAGTTGCATGATCGCGCGCTCGGGCGCATCCGCATCGGTATCCGTACGGCCACGGCGTTGAGCCCCGAACGGCAACAGGGCATCGTCAGAGCCTTCGAACATCTGACCGGTTCCTCGGTGTTGGCGACCGTGACCGTACAACCGGAGTTGCTCGGCGGCCAGGTGGTCGACGCCGCCGGCAAGGTGTATGACGGCAGCCTGCGCAC